The nucleotide sequence GGCGAGGATGACCGAGCCGCCGGTGGGCGCTTCCGTATGGGCGTCCGGCAGCCAGGTGTGCAGCGGGAACATCGGTACCTTGATGGCGAAAGCCAGCGCGAACGCGGCGAACAGCCAGCGCTGCGTCGCCAGCGGCGCCGAAAAGTCGTAGAGCCGCATGAGGTCGAAGGTGAACTGCCCCGTCTGCTGATTGTGGAGGATCACGAGGTAGAGAATCGCAACCAGCATCAGCAAGCTACCGGTCATCGTGTAGAGAATGAGCTTGAGGGCCGCGTAGATGCGGCGCTCGCCACCCCACACGCCGATGAGGAAGTACATCGGTATCAGCATCACTTCCCAGAAGACGTAAAACAGGAACAGGTCGACGGCTACGAAGGCGCCCACCATGCCGGTCTCCATCAGCAGCAAGAAGACCATGTATTCCTTAACGCGCTTGTGGATGTCGCCCCAGCCGGCCAGGATCACCAGCGGGGTCAGAAACGTCGTCAGCAACAGCAGAAACAGGCTGATGCCGTCGACGGCCACCTTGTACGAAATGCCGAACTGCGGGATCCAGGCCGCCTCTTCGGTAAACTGAAATCCGGCCTCGGCCGGGTTGAATCGTGCCAGCAAACACAACGAAAGCGCGAAGGGGAGCAGCGAGAAGACAAACGCCCCGCGTCGTAACGAACGGTGCTGCTCCTTCGGCATCAAGGCCAGCATCAGAACGCCGGCGAGCGGCGTGAACACGATGAGCGAGAGTAGGGGCATATGGCTTATTGCACCAATTCCCTAGGGCGAGAGGGGAGAGAAGAAAAGCTGATCGCTGACAGCTGACTGCTGATCGCTTCCATTATCATCTCCACGCGTAGTATCCGAGGATGGCTACCGCACCCAGCAGCATCGAAATGGCGTACTGCTGGACGTTTCCAGTTTGCCAGCGGCGCCACAGCCCGCTGTTTGCCGCAACCGCCTCGGCTGTGCCGTTTACCAAGCCGTCGATCACGCCGACATCGAACACGCGCCACATCCAAGTTGACACCGCTACCGTCGGGCGGATGAAAAGCAGGTCGTATAACTCGTCGACGTAATACTTGTTGTAGATCAGGTTGTAGAGGCCGGCGACCTTGTACGCGAGCAACCAGGGCAGGCCCGGCTGGACCAGGTAGAACAGGTACGCGACGCCGAGCCCGGCGAACGCGACCAGGATCGAAGCTCCCATCAACAGATGCTCGGTCGTTAGATTGAGTTGACCGGCCTCGTGCCCGAAAACGGGCTCCAGGAAGGCCGGCAGACCGATGTAGCCACCCACCACGGAGAGAACCGCCAGCACTATCAGTGGCACCGTCATCGTCGCCGGCGACTCGTGCAGGTGGTGCCGTGCGTGCTCATCAGCCCGGCACTCTCCGAAGAAGGTGAGAAACAGGAGCCGATACATGTAAAAGGACGTCAGGCCGGCGGCCACAAACCCCATGGCCCACAGCCAGGGACTGCCGTGCGGGCTGCCGAACGCCTGCGCCAGGATCTCATCTTTGCTGAAGAAGCCGGCGAATCCCGGGATGCCGGTGATCGCTACAGTGGCGGCAAGGAAGGTCCAGAAGGTGATCGGCATATGGGTCCGCAGGCCGCCCATTTTCTGCATGTCCTGCTCGCCGCTCATGCCGTGGATCACGCTCCCGGCGCCGAGGAAGAGCAGGCCTTTGAAGAAGGCGTGCGTCATCAGATGGAAGATGCCTGCCCCGAAGGCCCCGACACCGACCCCGAGAAACATGTACCCGAGTTGGCTGACGGTCGAGTAGGCGAGGACCTTCTTGATGTCGTTCTGCATGAGTCCGATGGTCGCGGCGAACAGCGCCGTCAGGGCACCGATCGTGGCCACCACCGCGAGCGTCGTCGGCGCCAGCAGAAAGAGGACGTGCAGGCGCGCGATCATGTACACGCCTGCGGTCACCATGGTGGCGGCATGGATCAGTGCGCTCACCGGCGTCGGGCCGGCCATGGCGTCCGGCAACCACACGTACAGCGGCAACTGCGCCGACTTGCCGGTGGCGCCTACGAATAACAGCAAGGTGATGGCCGTCAGCGTGCTCGGCGGAATGGCCTT is from Candidatus Binatia bacterium and encodes:
- the nuoL gene encoding NADH-quinone oxidoreductase subunit L, which translates into the protein MHEAATIQVNFLWLIPVFPALGVLFNAFIGPRAGKRAISLVAPGVVAAAFLTGCYAFVRLLSLPPGSALVQRVYPWITAGTLQVDVAFRIDALSAVMVLIVSGVGFLIHVYSVGYMDHDPSYGRYFTYLNLFTLAMLTLVLADNLPLLFVGWEGVGLCSYLLIGFWFSVEANASAGKKAFIVNRIGDAGFLLGLFLLFWNLGSGAHSLSFSEIAAHAKAIPPSTLTAITLLLFVGATGKSAQLPLYVWLPDAMAGPTPVSALIHAATMVTAGVYMIARLHVLFLLAPTTLAVVATIGALTALFAATIGLMQNDIKKVLAYSTVSQLGYMFLGVGVGAFGAGIFHLMTHAFFKGLLFLGAGSVIHGMSGEQDMQKMGGLRTHMPITFWTFLAATVAITGIPGFAGFFSKDEILAQAFGSPHGSPWLWAMGFVAAGLTSFYMYRLLFLTFFGECRADEHARHHLHESPATMTVPLIVLAVLSVVGGYIGLPAFLEPVFGHEAGQLNLTTEHLLMGASILVAFAGLGVAYLFYLVQPGLPWLLAYKVAGLYNLIYNKYYVDELYDLLFIRPTVAVSTWMWRVFDVGVIDGLVNGTAEAVAANSGLWRRWQTGNVQQYAISMLLGAVAILGYYAWR